One part of the Parabacteroides distasonis ATCC 8503 genome encodes these proteins:
- the argS gene encoding arginine--tRNA ligase, which produces MVIEQQITGAIIAGIKELYGADVTASQVQLQKTKKEFKGHLTLVVFPFLRMSKKSPEQTAQEIGEYLLRNEPAVAEFNVIKGFLNLTVACSCWIDLLNSINEQPAYGIIPVTEQSPLVMIEYSSPNTNKPLHLGHVRNNLLGYSLSKIIKANGNQIVKTNIVNDRGIHICKSMLAWQKWGNGATPESTGKKGDHLIGDFYVLFSNKLKEETHALEAKGLTKEEAEAQSTLMAEAREMLRKWEAGDKEVRALWEMMNNWVYAGFNETYKMMGVDFDKIYYESQTYLEGKGKVMEGLEKGIFYRREDGSVWADLTKDGLDEKLLLRADGTSVYMTQDIGTAKLRFDDYPINKMIYVVGNEQNYHFQVLSILLDKLGFEFGKGLVHFSYGMVELPEGKMKSREGTVVDADDLMAEMISTAREISQELGKLDEMTPEEAENIARIVGLGSLKYFILKVDPRKNMTFNPKESIDFNGNTGPFIQYTYARIRSVLRKAAEQGIVLPEQLPLTFAISEKEENLIQMIADYAEIVKEAGKLYSPACVANYIYDLVKEYNQFYHDFSILREENPELKNFRLVLSANVAKIVKSGMDLLGIEVPERM; this is translated from the coding sequence ATGGTTATCGAACAACAGATTACCGGGGCTATCATAGCCGGCATCAAAGAGCTGTACGGAGCGGATGTCACCGCTAGCCAAGTGCAGTTACAAAAAACGAAAAAAGAATTCAAGGGGCACTTGACCCTAGTCGTATTCCCATTCCTTCGCATGTCGAAGAAATCTCCGGAGCAGACCGCTCAGGAAATCGGTGAGTACTTGTTGAGAAACGAGCCAGCGGTAGCTGAATTCAATGTAATCAAAGGATTCCTTAACCTGACGGTCGCTTGCTCTTGCTGGATCGATTTACTGAACTCGATCAATGAGCAGCCCGCTTACGGTATCATTCCGGTTACCGAGCAGTCACCTTTGGTTATGATCGAATATTCCTCTCCCAATACAAATAAGCCGCTTCACTTGGGCCATGTCCGTAATAACTTATTAGGATACAGCTTATCGAAGATCATAAAAGCGAACGGTAACCAGATCGTAAAGACGAATATCGTAAACGATCGTGGTATCCATATCTGTAAATCCATGTTGGCTTGGCAGAAATGGGGAAATGGAGCTACCCCAGAGTCTACCGGAAAAAAGGGCGACCATCTGATCGGTGACTTTTACGTATTATTCAGCAACAAATTAAAAGAGGAGACCCATGCGTTAGAAGCGAAAGGCCTTACCAAGGAAGAAGCCGAGGCTCAATCCACCTTGATGGCGGAAGCCCGTGAGATGCTTCGTAAATGGGAAGCCGGAGACAAAGAGGTGCGTGCGCTTTGGGAAATGATGAATAATTGGGTATACGCCGGGTTCAACGAGACTTATAAGATGATGGGCGTAGATTTCGATAAGATTTATTACGAGTCTCAAACGTATCTGGAAGGAAAAGGCAAGGTGATGGAAGGCCTAGAGAAAGGGATTTTCTATCGCCGTGAAGACGGCTCCGTATGGGCTGATTTGACGAAAGACGGGCTGGATGAAAAATTATTGCTTCGTGCGGATGGAACTTCCGTCTATATGACGCAGGATATCGGTACCGCCAAGCTGCGCTTCGACGATTACCCGATCAATAAGATGATCTATGTGGTAGGGAACGAGCAGAATTATCACTTCCAAGTATTATCGATCTTATTGGATAAGTTAGGCTTCGAGTTCGGCAAAGGATTGGTCCACTTCTCCTACGGAATGGTAGAGCTACCGGAAGGTAAGATGAAGAGCCGTGAGGGAACGGTCGTAGATGCCGATGATTTGATGGCCGAGATGATCAGTACCGCACGTGAGATTTCCCAAGAATTAGGGAAATTGGACGAGATGACTCCGGAAGAGGCTGAGAATATCGCCCGAATCGTAGGTCTTGGCTCCTTGAAATATTTCATATTAAAGGTAGACCCTCGCAAGAATATGACGTTCAACCCGAAAGAGTCTATCGACTTCAATGGGAATACGGGACCATTCATCCAATATACCTACGCCCGTATCCGTTCCGTATTGCGCAAAGCGGCGGAACAGGGCATCGTATTACCGGAGCAGTTACCGCTTACTTTCGCCATTTCCGAGAAAGAAGAGAACCTGATCCAAATGATCGCCGATTATGCGGAGATCGTGAAAGAGGCAGGTAAGCTATACAGCCCGGCCTGTGTCGCCAACTATATTTATGATCTGGTAAAGGAATACAATCAATTCTATCACGATTTCTCCATCCTTCGCGAAGAGAATCCGGAATTGAAGAACTTCCGTTTAGTCTTATCCGCCAATGTAGCTAAGATCGTGAAATCCGGTATGGATTTATTAGGCATCGAGGTTCCGGAAAGAATGTAA
- a CDS encoding HU family DNA-binding protein, with protein sequence MNKSEFISAVAEKSGLSKVDAKKAVEAFVDTVSNELKEGGKVALLGFGSFSVSEKAARKGVNPKTKETIEIAARKAVKFKAGAELNELIK encoded by the coding sequence ATGAACAAATCAGAATTTATTAGTGCAGTCGCTGAAAAATCAGGTCTCAGCAAAGTGGATGCTAAAAAGGCAGTAGAAGCTTTTGTTGACACAGTTTCTAACGAATTAAAAGAAGGCGGTAAAGTCGCTCTACTTGGCTTCGGTTCATTCTCTGTGTCAGAGAAGGCCGCTCGTAAAGGTGTTAACCCGAAAACTAAAGAAACCATTGAAATCGCAGCTCGCAAGGCCGTGAAGTTCAAGGCTGGTGCTGAATTGAACGAGCTAATCAAATAA